A window of Sphingobacterium sp. SRCM116780 contains these coding sequences:
- the pnp gene encoding polyribonucleotide nucleotidyltransferase: protein MSYNEIKTVIDMGNGSQIELSTGKLAKQADGSVVLKQGDTMLLATVVSAREAKAGVDFLPLSVDYQEKYAATGRIPGGFLRREARLSDYEVLISRLVDRALRPLFPENYHADTQVMISLISADKDIMPDALAGLAASAAIAVSDIPFNGPISEVRVAKIDGQLVINPKVSELERATLEFIVAGSAQDIGMVEGEADEISETEMVEAIAFAHEAIKKQVAAQVELANLVGKTVKREYNHEPTNETLRAEIFSATYDKVYAVAKSASAKHERSEAFAAISDEFRATLPEEMDDDTKFLYKKYFHDVQFDAVRNLVLDEGMRLDGRNVRTVRPIWSEVDYLPAAHGSAVFTRGETQSLTSVTLGAKDAEQMIDGAFFHGYNKFILHYNFPAFSTGEVRPNRGPGRREVGHGNLAMRSLKKVLPADTENPYTIRVVSDILESNGSSSMATVCAGTLALLDAGIKLKAPVSGIAMGLISDEATGKYAILSDILGDEDHLGDMDFKVTGTEKGIVACQMDLKINGLKWEVLTQALDQAKEARLHILGEMKKTITAPREDYKPHAPRIVQIIIDKEFIGAVIGPGGKIIQEMQRETGATISIEEVDGKGIVQIFADNKAAIDDASTRIKNIAAKPEVGATYEGKVKSIMPFGAFVEIMPGKDGLLHISEIDWKRFETMDGIFKEGDQVTVKLLDIDKQGKLKLSRKALLPRPPREEKPAGEAPQNDAPQA from the coding sequence ATGAGTTATAACGAAATCAAAACAGTAATCGATATGGGCAATGGCTCCCAAATCGAGCTTTCTACTGGTAAATTGGCTAAACAGGCTGATGGTTCAGTAGTTTTAAAACAAGGAGATACCATGCTCCTTGCAACTGTAGTTTCTGCTAGAGAGGCAAAAGCTGGAGTTGACTTTTTACCTTTATCCGTAGATTACCAAGAGAAGTACGCGGCTACAGGCCGTATTCCTGGAGGTTTCTTACGTCGTGAGGCACGTTTATCAGATTACGAGGTGTTAATCTCTCGTTTGGTGGATCGTGCGTTACGTCCTTTATTCCCTGAAAATTATCACGCAGATACGCAAGTGATGATCTCTTTGATCTCCGCAGATAAAGATATTATGCCTGATGCATTAGCTGGTTTAGCAGCTTCTGCTGCAATCGCGGTTTCTGATATTCCTTTCAATGGTCCTATTTCAGAAGTTCGTGTTGCGAAAATCGATGGTCAATTGGTGATCAATCCAAAAGTTTCTGAATTAGAAAGAGCAACTTTAGAATTTATTGTTGCGGGTTCTGCACAAGATATCGGTATGGTGGAAGGTGAAGCTGATGAAATTTCTGAAACAGAAATGGTTGAAGCGATTGCTTTTGCACACGAAGCGATAAAAAAACAAGTTGCTGCTCAGGTTGAATTGGCAAACTTAGTGGGTAAGACGGTAAAACGTGAGTACAATCACGAACCTACAAATGAAACATTGCGAGCTGAAATTTTCAGCGCGACTTATGACAAGGTATATGCTGTTGCAAAATCAGCATCTGCTAAACATGAGCGTTCTGAAGCTTTTGCGGCTATCTCAGATGAATTTAGAGCAACACTTCCAGAAGAAATGGATGACGATACTAAATTCTTATACAAAAAATATTTCCACGATGTACAATTCGACGCAGTTCGTAATTTAGTATTGGATGAAGGTATGCGTTTAGATGGTCGTAATGTACGTACTGTACGTCCGATCTGGTCTGAAGTGGATTACTTACCTGCAGCTCACGGTTCAGCAGTATTTACACGCGGTGAAACACAATCATTGACTTCTGTTACTTTAGGAGCAAAAGATGCGGAACAAATGATCGATGGTGCATTCTTCCATGGGTATAATAAATTTATTTTACACTACAACTTCCCTGCATTCTCTACGGGTGAAGTAAGACCAAATAGAGGTCCAGGTCGTCGTGAAGTTGGTCACGGTAATTTGGCAATGCGTTCATTGAAAAAAGTATTACCTGCAGATACAGAGAATCCATACACAATTCGTGTTGTTTCGGATATCTTAGAGTCAAATGGTTCTTCTTCTATGGCGACTGTTTGTGCTGGTACATTGGCTTTATTAGACGCAGGGATTAAGTTGAAAGCACCAGTTTCTGGTATTGCTATGGGTTTAATCTCGGATGAAGCAACTGGTAAATACGCAATCCTTTCGGATATCTTAGGTGATGAAGATCATTTGGGTGATATGGACTTTAAAGTAACGGGTACTGAAAAAGGTATTGTTGCTTGTCAAATGGACTTAAAGATCAATGGTTTGAAATGGGAAGTGTTGACGCAAGCGTTAGACCAAGCGAAAGAAGCTCGTCTTCATATCTTAGGTGAGATGAAGAAAACGATTACTGCTCCTCGTGAAGATTATAAACCGCATGCTCCTCGTATCGTTCAAATCATCATTGATAAAGAATTTATTGGTGCTGTTATCGGACCTGGTGGTAAAATTATCCAAGAAATGCAACGTGAAACTGGAGCAACTATTTCTATTGAAGAGGTAGATGGTAAAGGTATCGTTCAGATCTTCGCTGATAATAAAGCTGCGATTGATGATGCAAGTACACGTATTAAGAATATCGCTGCAAAACCTGAGGTAGGTGCTACTTACGAAGGTAAAGTGAAGTCTATCATGCCTTTTGGTGCTTTCGTTGAAATCATGCCAGGAAAAGATGGTTTATTGCACATCTCTGAAATCGATTGGAAACGTTTTGAAACAATGGATGGTATTTTCAAGGAAGGTGATCAGGTAACTGTGAAGTTATTGGATATCGATAAACAAGGTAAATTGAAGCTTTCTCGCAAAGCGTTATTGCCTCGTCCTCCTCGTGAAGAGAAACCTGCTGGAGAAGCGCCTCAAAATGATGCTCCTCAAGCGTAA
- the rpsO gene encoding 30S ribosomal protein S15 — MYLSKEYKADIFAEFAGSATNTGSTEGQVALFTKRIAHLTEHLKKNRKDFNTQRALQMLVGKRRSLLAYLYKTDINRYRAIIKGLGLRDIIK, encoded by the coding sequence ATGTATTTAAGTAAAGAGTACAAAGCAGATATCTTCGCGGAATTTGCAGGTTCGGCAACGAACACAGGTTCTACTGAAGGTCAAGTAGCTTTATTCACTAAGAGAATTGCTCACTTAACTGAGCATTTGAAAAAAAACAGAAAAGATTTTAACACACAACGTGCCCTACAAATGTTAGTAGGTAAACGTCGTTCATTATTAGCTTACCTGTACAAAACAGATATCAACCGTTACCGTGCGATCATCAAAGGTCTAGGTTTACGTGATATTATCAAATAA
- a CDS encoding DUF6443 domain-containing protein produces the protein MKRHILTTIAIVACLAVQGQSLVDDLVLNTYSNQTSIQALKSITLTNGFYIPTGKTVTLSIAAFPLLTSLPTPGQNYILTKKFRTPGVTVATLNASRSIGDENQTVQYFDGLGRPLQTVQLMASPGYKDIVQHIEYDGFGRESTKYLPYAEQTSNNGSYKTTAKTSQTNFYKSTGWDTHVKKTDQPFAVTVFENSPLNRVQQQGAPGLAWQPATDRGTVAVTSTTGHTAVTEYGTNLASDVKLWTMTAAGTGATSAFYAAGTLYKTIIKDENWVKATGKQGTVEEYKDFDGHVVLKRVWETDTKKLETHYVYDDFGDLRYVIPPGYTATTVTDDNADFNELLYAYKYDGRRRLVEKKVPGKGWEYLVYNKNDQIVLTQDANQRVRKEWSYTRYDAFGHVTTTGLYVNINAAQLTRAQMETYVDTHTGPLWESRNGAATYLTPATTFPTAGTGITITPLLVNYYDDYSFTGATTLPQQSITKSVKIKGLLTGSLVYKDDGTTPLLTVQYYDDYGRVIQTASQNHLAGTDYVTNTYNFPGELLTSKRIHTPATGTATTILTTNDYDHVGRLLTTKKKVNTQAEILQSKLAYNEIGQLKSKGIHSENSGTNFLTNITYAYNERGWGIKTSAPQFTYELNYNLNSAGSAILSNAQYNGNIAQQLWGHAATTSSTFVYTYDALNRLKNGTSTGTVMSEALTYDDMGNIKTLTRDGGTTITYAYNNTNKSNRLATLTGGLTGTFTYDLNGNATKDRTGMAFTYNQLNLPKTAAITGRTVAYVYDATGAKLKKTATVAAVTTEQDYVDGIEYSKLGAAASVIERIATEEGFLLNSAGIYSYHYNLTDHLGNVRSVIKQTGTPAAPIATVVQKQDYYPFGKTKSIVNSVNSKYLYNGKEMQSDLNVGTHTLGGTYFLEGELDYGARFYDAEIGRWNVVDPMADKMRRHSPYNYAFDNPIRFIDPDGRESTGWIKSKDSNGASTYTYDATIKSQKDLEVAIPNSGKTYIGENFTLSSYTNGAADGSYKYSFKGISATDINGDKVDLTGNLTTPLGSTVMDPKNTGGSYTGFSIGGAVGGGISLQLGVVTDNFGDKGLYFTFGGHAGFGGGIGVSSGVTSPSGGQTFSVGDFGGMGNSISVGMGVGPVSVGASYGGSQGGSFSNFGNQTTETPRSYFSYGGGQSSQYPGVSMKLGGGISVGATIDATRTWVLKF, from the coding sequence ATGAAAAGACATATTTTAACGACCATAGCGATAGTAGCATGCCTGGCAGTACAGGGGCAAAGCCTTGTTGACGATCTGGTACTAAATACCTATAGCAACCAAACAAGTATACAGGCTTTAAAGAGCATTACGCTGACCAATGGTTTTTATATCCCAACAGGGAAAACAGTGACACTTTCGATCGCTGCTTTTCCTCTACTGACAAGCCTGCCCACTCCTGGCCAGAACTATATTCTGACCAAGAAGTTCCGTACTCCGGGTGTTACTGTCGCAACATTGAATGCTTCGCGCAGCATCGGGGACGAGAACCAGACGGTTCAGTATTTCGATGGACTGGGCAGACCGTTACAGACCGTCCAGCTGATGGCGAGTCCCGGTTATAAGGATATCGTACAGCATATCGAATACGACGGCTTCGGCAGGGAGAGCACGAAATATCTTCCTTATGCCGAGCAGACGAGCAATAACGGCAGTTATAAAACCACTGCTAAGACCAGCCAGACCAATTTTTATAAGAGTACAGGCTGGGATACCCATGTCAAAAAAACCGACCAGCCCTTTGCGGTTACGGTTTTCGAGAACAGCCCGTTGAACCGTGTGCAGCAGCAGGGAGCACCCGGTCTGGCTTGGCAGCCTGCTACTGATAGAGGAACTGTAGCTGTTACTTCGACCACAGGTCATACCGCTGTGACCGAGTATGGAACGAATCTGGCCAGTGATGTGAAACTATGGACTATGACTGCCGCAGGTACGGGAGCGACCTCAGCATTCTATGCTGCAGGCACATTATATAAGACAATCATCAAAGATGAGAACTGGGTAAAGGCTACGGGTAAGCAGGGGACAGTCGAAGAATATAAGGATTTTGATGGACATGTCGTATTAAAACGTGTCTGGGAAACAGATACGAAGAAACTGGAAACCCATTATGTGTATGATGATTTTGGAGATTTGCGTTATGTGATCCCACCGGGATATACAGCAACCACGGTCACAGACGACAATGCGGACTTCAATGAGCTGCTCTATGCTTACAAATATGACGGTAGACGTAGGCTTGTAGAGAAGAAAGTTCCCGGTAAAGGCTGGGAATACCTGGTCTACAACAAGAATGACCAGATTGTTCTCACGCAGGATGCGAACCAGCGTGTACGCAAGGAATGGAGCTATACCCGTTATGATGCCTTTGGCCATGTCACCACAACAGGACTTTATGTCAATATCAATGCAGCACAGCTGACAAGGGCACAAATGGAAACTTATGTGGATACCCATACAGGACCCTTATGGGAAAGCCGAAATGGAGCAGCTACTTATCTGACCCCTGCAACAACTTTCCCTACAGCAGGTACAGGTATCACGATCACTCCCTTGCTGGTGAATTATTATGACGATTATAGTTTTACAGGTGCCACGACTTTACCCCAACAAAGCATAACCAAAAGTGTGAAGATCAAAGGTCTGTTGACAGGGAGTTTAGTCTACAAGGACGATGGTACAACACCGCTGTTGACCGTACAGTATTATGACGACTATGGGCGGGTGATCCAGACTGCGAGCCAGAATCATCTGGCAGGTACCGATTATGTGACCAATACCTACAACTTTCCTGGAGAACTGTTGACCAGTAAACGGATACATACCCCAGCGACTGGAACAGCAACCACGATCCTGACGACCAATGATTATGATCATGTGGGCAGATTGCTGACGACCAAAAAGAAAGTGAATACCCAGGCCGAGATCCTTCAGAGCAAGCTTGCTTATAATGAGATCGGTCAGCTCAAAAGCAAAGGTATCCATAGTGAAAACAGTGGTACGAACTTCCTGACCAATATAACCTATGCTTACAATGAGCGTGGCTGGGGAATCAAAACCTCTGCTCCACAGTTTACCTACGAGCTGAACTATAACTTGAACAGTGCAGGATCAGCGATACTCAGCAATGCACAATACAACGGCAATATCGCCCAGCAGTTATGGGGTCATGCAGCGACGACCAGCAGTACTTTTGTGTATACGTATGATGCCCTCAATAGGCTGAAGAATGGAACCAGTACAGGTACGGTCATGAGTGAGGCTTTGACCTATGATGATATGGGTAATATCAAGACTTTGACAAGGGACGGTGGTACTACAATTACCTATGCTTACAACAATACGAACAAGAGTAACCGGCTGGCAACTTTAACAGGAGGATTGACAGGGACGTTTACCTATGATCTGAACGGTAATGCGACCAAGGACCGTACAGGTATGGCTTTTACCTACAACCAGCTGAACCTGCCCAAGACGGCAGCAATAACAGGAAGAACGGTTGCTTATGTGTATGATGCAACAGGAGCTAAACTGAAAAAGACAGCAACAGTTGCAGCTGTTACCACCGAGCAGGATTATGTGGACGGGATTGAATACAGTAAGCTGGGAGCGGCAGCCAGTGTGATCGAGCGTATCGCTACAGAGGAAGGTTTTTTGTTGAACAGTGCTGGAATCTACAGTTATCATTATAACCTGACCGACCATCTGGGTAATGTACGCTCGGTGATCAAGCAGACAGGAACTCCTGCTGCACCGATTGCAACGGTGGTACAGAAACAGGATTACTATCCATTTGGAAAGACCAAATCTATTGTAAATAGTGTAAATAGTAAGTATCTTTATAATGGCAAGGAGATGCAGAGTGATCTGAATGTGGGTACGCATACCTTAGGAGGTACTTATTTTCTGGAAGGGGAGTTGGATTACGGTGCTCGATTCTATGATGCGGAGATCGGTCGATGGAATGTGGTGGATCCAATGGCAGATAAGATGCGCAGACATTCTCCATATAATTATGCCTTTGATAATCCGATTCGGTTTATTGATCCTGATGGTAGAGAGTCGACTGGTTGGATAAAATCGAAAGATTCAAATGGAGCTTCAACTTATACTTATGATGCAACTATAAAGAGTCAGAAAGATTTGGAAGTCGCTATTCCGAATTCAGGTAAGACATATATTGGAGAAAATTTCACATTATCGAGCTATACAAATGGTGCTGCTGATGGTTCTTATAAATATTCTTTTAAAGGAATTTCAGCTACGGATATAAATGGTGATAAGGTTGACCTTACTGGAAATTTGACTACTCCTTTGGGTTCTACAGTGATGGATCCAAAAAATACAGGAGGATCATATACTGGGTTTTCGATAGGTGGGGCTGTAGGAGGTGGAATTAGTTTACAGTTAGGTGTCGTTACGGATAATTTCGGAGATAAAGGTCTATATTTTACCTTTGGAGGACATGCTGGATTTGGTGGAGGAATTGGAGTTTCTTCTGGTGTGACAAGTCCTTCTGGAGGTCAAACATTTAGTGTAGGAGACTTTGGAGGAATGGGAAATTCAATTAGCGTAGGTATGGGAGTTGGTCCTGTTTCGGTTGGAGCTTCATATGGAGGTTCACAAGGAGGTAGCTTTTCAAATTTTGGAAATCAAACTACAGAGACCCCAAGATCTTATTTTTCATATGGAGGGGGACAGTCTTCTCAATATCCAGGGGTGAGTATGAAATTAGGCGGAGGAATTTCAGTAGGAGCAACTATTGATGCAACAAGAACTTGGGTGTTAAAGTTTTAA
- a CDS encoding acyltransferase family protein, translating into MKQRYYSLDVFRGATVALMIMVNNPGTWSHMFAPLKHAEWHGCSPTDLVFPFFLFAVGNAMSFVIPRLQEAGDAVFWKKVIKRTVLIFAIGLFLNWFPFVQWTGDSLGWKHWVNPDHAEKGIRILGVLQRIALAYCFASILAYYFKEKTLIWISAFILLLYWAICAFAGQAGDPYSLAGWFGTSLDIQILGMAHVYKGEGVPFDPEGLMSTLPTIVQVVFGYLVGTYIKKQGQVDWLWSKVPESKEPHFKLLSGLLVTGFILVVLGWIWSLGFPINKKIWTSSYVLYTVGLGTMTIAAMIWFIEVQSVKNTLTKFFDVFGKNPLFIFVLSGVLPRLVELARIPDGVGENGEAAYTNAFTWFYTTICKPLPGAPEVGSFAYSLCFLALMWVICYYLDKKKIYVKV; encoded by the coding sequence ATGAAACAACGCTATTATTCACTTGATGTATTTCGCGGAGCGACAGTTGCTTTGATGATTATGGTCAATAACCCAGGAACATGGTCGCATATGTTTGCACCATTAAAACATGCCGAATGGCATGGTTGTAGCCCAACAGATTTAGTTTTTCCTTTCTTTTTATTTGCTGTCGGCAACGCAATGTCTTTTGTAATTCCGCGCTTGCAAGAAGCTGGTGATGCTGTTTTTTGGAAAAAAGTCATCAAGAGAACCGTTCTAATTTTTGCTATCGGATTGTTTTTGAACTGGTTTCCCTTTGTGCAATGGACGGGGGATTCTTTGGGATGGAAACATTGGGTGAATCCTGATCATGCCGAAAAAGGTATTCGTATATTGGGTGTGCTACAACGAATCGCTTTGGCTTATTGCTTTGCTTCTATTTTGGCTTATTATTTCAAAGAGAAAACCCTCATTTGGATTTCAGCGTTTATACTCCTTCTTTACTGGGCTATTTGTGCTTTTGCAGGTCAGGCGGGAGATCCTTATAGCTTGGCTGGTTGGTTTGGCACCTCGTTGGATATTCAAATTTTAGGCATGGCACATGTCTATAAAGGAGAGGGTGTACCATTTGATCCAGAAGGATTGATGAGTACGTTGCCAACTATTGTGCAGGTTGTGTTTGGTTATTTAGTTGGAACGTATATTAAAAAGCAAGGTCAAGTAGATTGGTTGTGGTCTAAGGTGCCAGAAAGTAAAGAGCCACATTTTAAATTACTCTCCGGATTATTGGTTACTGGATTTATCTTAGTGGTATTGGGTTGGATCTGGTCATTGGGATTCCCAATCAATAAGAAAATATGGACAAGTTCATATGTGCTTTATACTGTTGGTTTAGGAACGATGACAATTGCTGCTATGATCTGGTTTATCGAAGTGCAAAGCGTGAAGAATACACTAACCAAGTTTTTTGATGTTTTTGGAAAGAACCCGTTATTCATTTTTGTTTTGAGTGGTGTTTTACCTCGACTAGTGGAACTAGCGCGTATTCCTGATGGAGTAGGGGAAAATGGAGAAGCGGCATATACAAATGCTTTTACTTGGTTCTACACGACAATATGTAAACCATTGCCTGGCGCACCTGAAGTAGGTTCTTTTGCATACTCGTTGTGTTTTTTAGCGCTGATGTGGGTGATTTGTTATTATTTAGACAAGAAGAAAATTTACGTAAAGGTTTAA
- a CDS encoding ROK family protein, translated as MNSQILKALYFQESQSIADLSKTFNKSIPLITKSINSLLEMNVIEGNGFAVSTGGRRAIQFKVNNKRSKYTLVIALDQFYTSIQIFDLENNIIQENTDIYNPLVSNPKILSTIIVAVEQVLEQSNIPLSNFLGFGISMPGFVDTTKGINDSFDKQSKLHHIKKHITEHFKVPTIIENDSTCIAFAEQKFGVAKDIKSSLVINLNWGVGLGIIVNNEIFKGSSGYAGEFSHIPLSDSNELCSCGKKGCLEVGASLTAALKNVQEALIAGEKSSLETEQYNNFLAQEDALLENALKGDQVAIASLGKIGYMLGKGIATLIHILNPEAIIISGRGAKADTILMPHIQTAVNEFCIPRLAKATELKISNLNKQAQSLGTSAFIIENLIHTLIKPN; from the coding sequence ATGAATAGCCAAATTTTGAAAGCGCTTTACTTTCAAGAATCACAATCGATTGCGGATTTAAGTAAAACGTTTAATAAAAGTATACCCCTTATTACAAAGTCGATAAATTCATTATTGGAAATGAATGTCATTGAAGGTAATGGTTTTGCCGTATCCACTGGCGGAAGAAGGGCTATTCAATTCAAAGTCAACAACAAGCGATCGAAATATACATTGGTTATTGCACTGGATCAGTTCTATACCTCCATTCAGATCTTCGATCTGGAAAATAATATTATTCAGGAAAACACAGATATATATAATCCGTTAGTTTCAAACCCTAAAATCCTTTCAACCATTATTGTTGCTGTGGAACAAGTATTAGAGCAATCCAATATTCCATTGTCCAACTTTCTTGGTTTTGGTATCAGCATGCCTGGATTTGTGGATACAACTAAGGGTATCAATGATTCTTTTGATAAACAGTCCAAGTTACACCATATAAAAAAACACATCACTGAACACTTTAAAGTACCTACTATTATTGAAAATGACTCGACCTGTATTGCTTTTGCAGAGCAGAAGTTTGGTGTTGCAAAAGATATAAAAAGCTCGTTGGTTATCAATTTAAACTGGGGCGTAGGCTTAGGTATCATTGTCAATAACGAAATTTTTAAGGGATCCAGTGGCTATGCAGGAGAGTTTAGCCATATTCCATTAAGTGATAGTAATGAACTATGTTCCTGCGGAAAAAAAGGATGTCTGGAAGTAGGAGCTTCTTTAACTGCTGCTTTAAAAAATGTGCAGGAAGCATTAATAGCAGGAGAAAAGTCAAGTCTGGAAACAGAACAGTATAATAATTTTCTAGCACAAGAAGACGCCTTATTGGAAAATGCGTTAAAAGGTGACCAGGTAGCCATTGCCAGTTTAGGAAAAATTGGCTATATGCTTGGAAAAGGAATCGCTACGTTGATCCATATTCTCAACCCGGAAGCCATTATTATTAGTGGAAGAGGAGCTAAAGCAGATACGATCTTAATGCCCCATATTCAGACTGCCGTCAACGAATTTTGTATTCCTCGGTTAGCAAAAGCAACAGAATTAAAAATATCAAACTTGAATAAACAGGCACAAAGCTTAGGCACATCAGCCTTTATTATCGAAAACTTAATACACACACTAATAAAACCAAATTAA